The genome window CGCGGCGATCCCCTCTTCCTCGATCTGCAAAGGTACTTGGCCACTCTCGCAGGCATGAAGTTTGCCTGAAGCTGGCGCGCGCCACCGCGAGCCTGCTTACGTGCCAGTATCTCCGATTCCTAGAGGATAAGTAACAGTCTGCTTTTGGGGCGTAAGCGAACGGTTACACTAGGACGCTGTACTCAGAACGGCTGTCTTGCTGCCAGTTCAGGAAGATGTTTGATCAAAACGTATGGGGTACGGGGGGTGAAGCCGGGTGACGCACCTCGTGGTACCCCTTCAGATTTTTTTGGTGAAACTTTTTGACCCCCTGTAGCATGGCGGAAGACCAACTCAAGGAGGTACGCGGTGAGGGACGCATCATGATCACCACTCAAGACGTTGTTGAGAAATGGATCCCGTATCGACTGCAGGCCATCTCAACGTTCCTGAAGATCTGGAAGATCGCAAACGAGAGTCCGGACCAGCGGAAGGTCGAGATCGTGATCGACGGGAAGACCAGGATGCAGGGCAACGTGGCGTTGATCGCCAACCCGATGATCGAGGCTGGTTTGATCCACGCACGAGCACTGCTGGGGTTCCTCGGACTGTCTGTAGACCGTCAAGGGAGGCTCGTTCAGGCTACTCCTTCAAGACAAGACGACATTGCCATCGAGAAGGTCATGATCGAGGGGATTCCACTTAGGCGAGTCACCCCAGAAGAAGCCATCCGTGCCTACTCCGGCCCCCCAGAGGAAGCCGAAGCTGCCCTTGTCGCGATCCTTGAGTTCACAAACAAGAGTGTCGCCCACCTGACCACCGGGGCACTGTCCCGCAGTTACACCGAGGACCACCTTGAGATCGCCTGCCGTGGTATCACAGAACTCCTACGAGGCCACCTGTATGAAAAATTGGGAATGATGATCCCTGATTCTCCACTGGCGGGGAGTTAAAAAACTAGACGCAAGTAGTCGGCAGTTTTCCCATGCTGAACAGTTCCCATCTTGAGATAGTTGAAAATCTGCCGAGCAGTCTTTCTTTTCAATAACTACCCTGCCTGCTAATCTGTCTTGGCTTTAAACAGCCACACAAGACAGCAGATGCGAGAAACTAGCATGCAGGAAAATCATGCCAACCACGTAGTGCAGGATGTAAAGCGCCATGGCCCTGAGATACTTGCCATGGTTGAGGGGTATCTTCACGCACTCCGGAAGTATCAAGAGATCCGTCCAACCATCTCAACCCAGGAAGTGATCTTCCTACTTCACGTGGCGAAGCAGGAGGGGCGCACACTCGCTGACCTCAGTCGAGCAACCGACATCCCCTTGGCAACGGCAAGTCGGTATCTTCAACGGCTCTCACGAAGGAATGGACGCAGGTCGCCAGGGCTTATCCACGGCTATAGGTCGCTGGAAGATAGTCGACGGCTGCAAATAGTGCTTACTCCGAATGGACAGCAGTTCTTCCAGCGGTTGGGTCTTCCGTCCTCCCCTTCTAAGGGATCCAGCGCGTAGCTTCACCGGAGTCACTCTCCCGCATTGCAGCGCCAACCATGAGGGACTTTTCGCCGACTCGAAGCCTGAATGTCAGGTCAGATCTTGAAAATTCGATGATCCGAGCCTGGTTTCCGGCCTCTAAGCGGACGATGCGGTGAGTGTCAGTGTCATCAAGAACGATACGGTCGATTGAACGGCTCAAGGCATACCGAAGTCGGTCAAGCATCTGGCCCTTGTCACCATCCTGCATAGCACTTACCAAGCTCTGGACGGCGTCAACATGGTCTAACCGGGTAGCGTTCTTCAGCTCTACTGCGGACAACTCATGCTCGGCGTTAGCAAGCTCCTGCGATGCCTTCAATTCTCGACTTTCAGCGTCTCTAAGGGCCATCTGAAGGGCAGGAGAGAACTCGGTTCCGGCCTCAACCGCTCTCAGAAGGTTAGCAACACTTGTGCGGGCCAGGGCCAGTGCAGCCTTAGCTTCGGTAACCCTCCCCTGCAACCGCTTCCTGTCGCTGTCTTTCAGCTTCACGTGCGGCAGTAGATCGCTTGCTAGAACATTCTTCACTGCCATCTCCAGAGGCGGAGCTTTCCACGACTGCATTCCACAAGTCATTTTGCATCGCAGACGCGGGGTTGGGTCGAACTTGGAGGCTCCCTTCCGGACCATCGGACTCCCACACTTCCCGCAGATAACCAGACCGGTAAAAATCGTGTTTGCACCAGTCGTCGCCCTAGGGCCGCGGGGGAGTAGTGCATCCTTCCTCAACCGTTGCGCATCTAAGTACTGCGCACGCTCCACGATGACAGGGTAGTAGTTCTCAATCGGCTCCCCTTGTTCAACGCGCTTCCTGGGATCAGATGGATCGTGCGAGTACGGCTGGTATCGTCCCATGACGGCCGGATTAAGGAGGATCCGCCTTACGGCGGTCTCCGTCCATTTTTTTCCTGAACCGCTTGCTGTTGGGTGGCCCTCACGGTTCATCACTGTACAAATGGCTCGTTGCCCAAGTCCCTCTTTGGTCGCAAGATCGAAAACGCGGCGGATGACCGCAGCCCTTTCCTCGATAACTTCAAATTGGCCGCCAACCACACGTAGCCATCGAGGAGTCATTGCAGTGATCGGTTTGCCACCCCTAGCATCTACCTGTTTTTTCTTGGTCCAGGCCGAGCGCAGACGCTCTCCCTTGACCTTACTTTCCTCATGGGCGCGGAACATGACGATGATGCTGACCAGTAGAGAGGCGGGGTCAGACCTGAGGCTCTCCTTGGTGTACTCCCTGCCATCGGCAAGGGTTACTACAGTCACCCCTCGGCTCACAATGGACTGGAGAAGCGCAAGAGCGTCCACAGCAGGTTGACGACTGAGGCGGTCTAGGTTTTCAATCAATAAGTATGACCCTTCCTCTACAATTCCGCTGTCGATTGCTGCGATGAAGAGGCTCAATCCGCCGGTTTTTGCATGGTCCCCACGGAAGGCAGATTTACCCAGATCGTTGAATGACAGAGTGTCATCAAGAGTGAGCCCATGGGACAGAGCGTACTGCTTACTCTTGTCCAGTTGTCTTCTATGGCTATCCCCCTTGCTCTGCTCCGGGGTCGAGAAACGTATGTAAGAGTAGGCGACTGGCATTAGAGGTTCCTTACAAAACGACACTGGCAAATTGTAGCCCACCTTCACCATCGTCGGCCTGCCTGAAACCGAAGTGCGCGAAGCCAAGGATCGCGTGCGCGCCGCCCTGCAGAACGCGGGCTTCGAGGTGCCGGCGCGGCGCATCACCATCAACCTGGCGCCGGCCGACCTGCCCAAGGAGTCCGGCCGTTTCGACCTGCCGATCGCGCTCGGCATCCTGGCCGCCTCGCGCCAGCTCCGCGGCGAGCTGCTGGACGGCTTCGAGTTCGCGGGCGAGCTCTCGCTCTCGGGCGAACTGCGCCCGGTGCGCGGCGCGCTGGCCATGACCTTCGCCATGCAGCGCCAGCGGGAAGGGGCGCGCGCCATCGTCCTGCCGGCGGCCAATGCCGACGAAGCGGCGCTGGTCGAGGACGCGGCGGTCTACCCGGCGCGCAGCCTGCTCGAGGTGTGCGCGCATTTTTCCTCCATGCCGGACGCGCCGCGCCTGGCCCGCCACCGGCGCGCCGCGCCGCAAGCGGCGCCCGTCTATCCCGACTTCGCCGAGGTGAAGGGCCAGCAACAGGCCAAGCGCGCGCTCGAGGTGGCGGCGGCTGGCCTGCATTCCGTGCTGCTGGTCGGGCCGCCGGGCGCCGGCAAGAGCATGCTGGCGGCGCGCTTTCCCGGCCTGCTGCCGCCGCTCGGCGCCCACGAGGCCCTGGAGTCGGCCGCCGTGCAGTCACTGGCCGGCGGCTTCTCGCCCGAACGCTGGGGGCGCCGCCCGTTTCGCAGCCCGCACCACACCAGCTCCGCCGTGGCCCTGGTGGGCGGCGGCCACCTGCCGCGTCCGGGCGAAGTCTCACTGGCCCACCACGGCGTGCTGTTCCTGGACGAGTTGCCCGAATTCGACCGGCGCGTGCTGGAGGTGCTGCGCGAGCCGCTCGAATCCGGGACCATCACGATCTCGCGCGCGGCCCACCAGGCCGACTTTCCCGCCCGCTTCCAGCTGATCGCGGCCATGAACCCCTGCCCCTGCGGCTGGCTGGGCCACATCTCGGGAAAGTGCCGCTGCACCGAAGAGGCGGTGCTGCGCTACCAGGGCCGCCTCTCCGGCCCCCTGCTCGACCGCATCGACCTGCAGTTGCCGGTGGCCGCCCTGCCGCCCGACGCCATGGGCGAGCAGGCCGGCGGCGAAAGGAGCGAGGCGATCGCGGCGCGCGTGGCGCGGGCGCATGCCCGCCAGCTGGAGCGCCAGGGGAAGCCCAACACCCGCCTGGCCCCGTCCGAAATCGACGACTTTTGCCGGCCGGACGACGCCGGCCGCCAGCTGCTGCACGCCGCCGCGCGCCACCTGCACTGGTCGGCGCGCGCCTACCACCGCGTGCTCAAGGTGGCGCGCAGCATCGCCGACCTGGCAGGCAGGGATGCGGTGCAGGCGCCGCACGTGGCGGAGGCGATCCAGTACCGGCGCGCCCTGCGCGAGCGCTCAAGCGGCTGACGGCGCGCTCTCAGGAGCGGATTGCGGCCGGCCCCGCTGGCCTGACACGGGCAATGACCAGCACCAACAGCGCCGCCAGCAGTTCGAAGCCGCCACCCACCCAGCCCACCTCGCCGGCCGACAGGCGCGCCACCGTCAGCCCGCCCAGCATGGCGCCGAAGGAGAAGCCTGCGTACTGGAAGGAGGCGTTCAAGGACAGCACCACCGGCGCCAGCGCCACGCCGCCGCTGGCGACCAGGCTGCTCTGCTGCGCTGGGAAGAAGCTCCAGGTCGACAGGCCCCACAGCACGATGCCGGGCGCCACCACCACCAGGCTCCAGTGGCCCAGGTCGGCCAGCAGCGACAGGTAGGCGAAGGCCGCCATCAGCGCCAGCAGCGAGGGCAGCACCACGCGCCGTGCGCCGAAGCGATCGGTCGCGCGTCCGCCCAGCATCAGGCCGGTGGCCGCCGCCGCGCCCCACAGCAGCATCACGCCGCTCATCTGTTCGAGCGGCATGCCGCTCACCTGCCCCAGGTAGGGCGCGAGATAGGTCAGCACCGCATAGGTGCCGGTGCCCCACAGGAAGGTCACGAACAGGGTCGGCAGCACGCCCGGAAGGCGCGCGGCGTTCAGGCGTTCGCGCAGGCTGGGCGGCGCGTTGGCGGCGCCCAGCGACCTGGGCAGGCCGACTGCGAGCCCGATCGCGGCGGCTGTCGACAGCAGGGCAACGGCGGCGAAGGTGGCGCGCCAGCCGGCCAGGTTGCCGAGCAGGGTCCCGAGCGGCACGCCGACCACGATGGCCACGGTCATGCCGCCGCTGACGATGGCCAGCGCGCGTCCGCGCTGTTCGGGCGCGGCCAGCAGGCTGGCCAGGGCGTTGGCGCTGGGCGCGTACAGGCCGGCGGTAAGCGCGAGCAGCACGCGCGCCGCCAGCAGGCCGGCATAGCTGTCGCTGGCCCAGGCCAGCGCGTTCCCGAGCGCGAACACGGCCATGCCCCCGACCAGCACCAGGCGGCGCGGCAAATTGGCGGTGAAGATCGCCAGCAGCGGACCGCCGAAGGCGTAGGTCAGCGCGAAGGCGGTGACGAGCTGGCCGGCCGAGGCTTCGCTGATCGCCAGGTCGGCGGCGATGTGCGGCAGCAGGCCGGCGATCATGAAGCTCTCGGTGCCGATGGCGAAGGTGCCCAGGGCGAGCACCATCAGCAGCGGGCGTGGCAGGGGTGGGGATTGGGTGGCCATCCGGTTCTCCGTCGATGTCTGGGTTAGCGACATCTTTCCAGAGACACGGGCGGAGAATCGGACGAAGACACCGCGATTCCGGCCTTCGCTCCACATTTATCGGCCCTTGCGGCTCGGCTCCTTCAGCAATCCCGATGCAAGGGTACGGAAACTCTCGACCGCGCTGACCGAAGCAGCCTGAGGATCCTCGGCATGCGCGATCCACAGCGCCGCTCCGAGCAATGCGCCATTGACCAGGCGGGCAGTAGCCAGCGCGTCGACCGGATGGATTGCGCCCTCCTCCATCAAGCGCTCGAGGCTGTTCTGGGTGCTGCGCACGCAGGCGTTCTGGCCGGCCCATTGCGAGGGATCGCCCAGCACCGCAGGCCCGTCGAGCAGCATGATGCGCTGGATCTCGGGTTCGAGCGCCATGTTGATATAGGCGATCGATTCCTCGACGAAGCCTTCCCAGGCGGTCGGCGCGGCCTCTAGGATCGCGCTCAGGCGCTGCATCATCTCGGCGTCGATCTGCGCCACCACCGCCTGCAGCAAGCCTTTCTTGTCGCCGAAATGGTGGTACAGCGCGCCGCGCGTCAATCCCGCCTGGGCCGTCAGCTCATCCATCGAACTGTCGGCGTACCCCTTCTGCGCGAAGGCCTCCCGGGCTGCCCTGATCAGCTTGGCCTGGGTCTCGGCAATCATCTCTGTCCGCTTCTGCGCCATCGTTTCTCCAAAAATATTTTCACATACGATGCGTATGCCAATTGACATACGCCTTGTATGTCAATACTATACCTGACATACGGCGCGTATGTGAATCCGCACGACAGTCTGTCCGCGCGCCTCCACTTCAACAAGGAGCGCTTCATGCAGCAGCCTGGCAGCCCGCCGGCCGGTCACGTTCCGACCCGGCCCAGGACGATCGGCCTGATCGTCAACCCGATCGCCGGCATGGGAGGCCGGGTGGGACTCAAAGGAACCGACGGAGACGCGGTACTGGTCGAGGCGCGCCGGCGCGGCGCCCATCCGCAAGCGGCGGCGCGCACGCTGCTTGCGCTACGGCGACTCGCCGCTGACAGCGCGCCCTCGAGTTCATTCACCTTGCTCACCGGCGCCGGCGACCTCGGCGAATCGGTCGCCCGCGAAGCCGGCTTCACGCCACGCCTGATTTACGCGGCCCAGGCTTCGACCACCCGGCCACGAGACACGCGCCAGGCCGCCCGTGCGATGCTCGAGGCCGGCGCCGACCTGCTGCTGTTCGCCGGCGGCGACGGCACGGCGCGTGACGTGCTGGCGGCGGTCGGCGACGCTTTGCCGGTACTCGGCATTCCTGCCGGGGTGAAGATGGTGTCGGCGGTTTTCGGCACCACGCCCGAGAACGTCGGCGCGCTGGCCGCGCGCTTCCTGGCTGGCGATCCCGCCGTGCGCCTGCGCGACGCCGAGGTAATGGACGTCGACGAGGACGCCGTGCGGCGCGACCACGTGTCAGCGCGCCTCTATGGTTTCGCGCGCAGCCCGCACCTGCGCCAACTGACGCAGAACGCGAAAGCCGGCTCGCTGCCCAGCGGCGATGCCGCGCTGGATGCGCTCGCCCGCGAGATCGCCGCCGAGATGCGCCGTGACTGCCTGTACCTCATCGGACCGGGAACCAGCACCCGGCGCGTGATGAGCGCCCTTGGCCTGCCCTCCACCCTGCTCGGCGTGGACGCCGTGCTGGACGGCCGGCTGCTGGGGGCCGATCTCGACGAAGCTGCCCTGCTGCGCCTGATGGAGCGACATGAGACCCGGATCGTGGTCGGCGTGCTCGGCGGGCATGGCAGCCTGTTCGGGCGCGGCAACCAGCAGATCAGCGCGGAGATCATCCGCAAGACCGGCCGCGACAACATCATCGCCATCGCCTCGCTCGACAAGCTGCTGGGACTCGAGACCCGTTGCCTGCAAGTCGACACAGGCGATGACGAGACCGATGCCATGCTGACGGGCTACCTGCCGATCCGGACGGCGCCAGACCGCAGCATCTACTTCCAGGTCAAGTCCTGACCTGCTTCCAACCCATCAATTCGAAGGATGTGATATGAACGACCTTAGCGCCCACCCGCGCGCCCATCCCTATATGGCGAACTCGGTGCCGGCAATCCAGCAGGAGATGCTCGACGCCATCGGCGTCGCCGACGTCGAACAGTTGTTCGCGCAGATCCCGGCCGAGCATCGGTTGCGCAGTCCGATCGCGCTGCCGCCCGCGCTGGCGGAAAACGAACTGCGCCGCCACCTCCTCGCGACGCTCTCGAAGAACCGGACCGCCGAGCAGAACCTGAATTTTCTCGGCGCCGGGATCTGGCAGCATCATGTCCCCGCCGCCTGCGACGAAGTCGTGCGCCGCAACGAGTGGCTGACCTCGGTGTTCGGCGAGCCGAGTTCCGACCACGGCCGCAACCAGGCCTGGTTCGAGTTCTGCAGCCAGCTCGGCGAGCTGCTCGACCTCGATCTGGTCGGCCTGCCAGTGCGCAGCTGGGGCGTCGCCGCCGGCCACGCGATCCGCATGGCCGCGCGTCTCACCGGACGCGACGAGGTGGTGGTGGTGCGGGCGATCGATCCCGAGCGCCTGTCGGTGATCCACAATTTCTGCGAACCGGCCGCGATGGCGGGCCACATCGCCACACGCCTGGTCGACTACGATCCGGCAACCGGACTCATGGACCTGGCCCACCTGCGCCGGCTGGTCGGACCGCGCACCGCGGCCGTGTATTTCGAGACGCCGTCCTATTTCGGCGTGATCGAACGCCAGGGCGCTGAAATCGCCGACATTGCCCATGCCGCCGGCGCCGAAGTGATCGTCGGCGTCGACCCGATCTCGCTCGGGGTGCTGGCGACGCCGGTGAGCTACGGCGCCGACATCGTGGTCGGCACCACGCAGCCGCTCGGCGTGCACATGAACGCCGGCGGGGGCGCGAGCGGCTTCATCGCCTCGCGTGACGAGGAACGCTACGCCCACCAGTACCCGACGCTATTCATCAGCATCGCCGAGACGAGCGTGCCGGGTGAGCACGGCTTCGGACTGAGCCTGTTCGAGCAGTCGTCCTACGGGCTGCGCGACAAGGGTAACGACTGGACCGGCCACTCGGTGTACATGTGGGCGATCGCCAACGCGGTCTACATGGCGATGATGGGCCCCCAGGGCTTCGCCGAAGTCGGAGAGCTGATCCTGCAGCGCGCTCACTATGCCGCACGCCGCCTGGCCCAGGTCCCGGGCCTGCGGGTCGGCTTCCCGTCCGGCTTCTTCAAGGAGTTCGTCGTCAACGTCGACGCCACCGGGCTGACCGTGGCCGAGATCAACCGACGACTGCTTGCGCACGGCATCTTTGGCGGCAAGGACTTGTCCGCCGACTTCCCCGAACTCGGTGCATGCGCGCTCTATTGCGTTACCGAGATCCATACCCTGGCCGACATCGAACGTCTGGCCGCGACGCTGCAGGAGATCACACAATGAGCACGCCCCTCAAGGAATACCACGCTCCGGTCTGGAACGAGCCCGTGATCATGGAGATGGGTTATCCGGGACGACGCGGCCTGGTCTTCCCGCAAGCGGAACCGGCGATCGCCGGCATGGTGGGCGGCGCGCACGAGCAGGTTCCCCCAGCCATGCGCCGGCGCCACAAGCCGGCGCTGCCGGAGCTGTCGGAGCCCGAGGTGCTGTACCACTACCTGCGCCTGTCGCAGCAGACCCTCGGAATGATGAACGTCAGCCTGTTCGGCACCTGCACGATGAAAT of Massilia sp. KIM contains these proteins:
- a CDS encoding helix-turn-helix domain-containing protein, which translates into the protein MVEGYLHALRKYQEIRPTISTQEVIFLLHVAKQEGRTLADLSRATDIPLATASRYLQRLSRRNGRRSPGLIHGYRSLEDSRRLQIVLTPNGQQFFQRLGLPSSPSKGSSA
- a CDS encoding recombinase family protein, whose translation is MPVAYSYIRFSTPEQSKGDSHRRQLDKSKQYALSHGLTLDDTLSFNDLGKSAFRGDHAKTGGLSLFIAAIDSGIVEEGSYLLIENLDRLSRQPAVDALALLQSIVSRGVTVVTLADGREYTKESLRSDPASLLVSIIVMFRAHEESKVKGERLRSAWTKKKQVDARGGKPITAMTPRWLRVVGGQFEVIEERAAVIRRVFDLATKEGLGQRAICTVMNREGHPTASGSGKKWTETAVRRILLNPAVMGRYQPYSHDPSDPRKRVEQGEPIENYYPVIVERAQYLDAQRLRKDALLPRGPRATTGANTIFTGLVICGKCGSPMVRKGASKFDPTPRLRCKMTCGMQSWKAPPLEMAVKNVLASDLLPHVKLKDSDRKRLQGRVTEAKAALALARTSVANLLRAVEAGTEFSPALQMALRDAESRELKASQELANAEHELSAVELKNATRLDHVDAVQSLVSAMQDGDKGQMLDRLRYALSRSIDRIVLDDTDTHRIVRLEAGNQARIIEFSRSDLTFRLRVGEKSLMVGAAMRESDSGEATRWIP
- a CDS encoding MFS transporter produces the protein MATQSPPLPRPLLMVLALGTFAIGTESFMIAGLLPHIAADLAISEASAGQLVTAFALTYAFGGPLLAIFTANLPRRLVLVGGMAVFALGNALAWASDSYAGLLAARVLLALTAGLYAPSANALASLLAAPEQRGRALAIVSGGMTVAIVVGVPLGTLLGNLAGWRATFAAVALLSTAAAIGLAVGLPRSLGAANAPPSLRERLNAARLPGVLPTLFVTFLWGTGTYAVLTYLAPYLGQVSGMPLEQMSGVMLLWGAAAATGLMLGGRATDRFGARRVVLPSLLALMAAFAYLSLLADLGHWSLVVVAPGIVLWGLSTWSFFPAQQSSLVASGGVALAPVVLSLNASFQYAGFSFGAMLGGLTVARLSAGEVGWVGGGFELLAALLVLVIARVRPAGPAAIRS
- a CDS encoding TetR/AcrR family transcriptional regulator, yielding MAQKRTEMIAETQAKLIRAAREAFAQKGYADSSMDELTAQAGLTRGALYHHFGDKKGLLQAVVAQIDAEMMQRLSAILEAAPTAWEGFVEESIAYINMALEPEIQRIMLLDGPAVLGDPSQWAGQNACVRSTQNSLERLMEEGAIHPVDALATARLVNGALLGAALWIAHAEDPQAASVSAVESFRTLASGLLKEPSRKGR
- a CDS encoding ATP-NAD kinase family protein, giving the protein MQQPGSPPAGHVPTRPRTIGLIVNPIAGMGGRVGLKGTDGDAVLVEARRRGAHPQAAARTLLALRRLAADSAPSSSFTLLTGAGDLGESVAREAGFTPRLIYAAQASTTRPRDTRQAARAMLEAGADLLLFAGGDGTARDVLAAVGDALPVLGIPAGVKMVSAVFGTTPENVGALAARFLAGDPAVRLRDAEVMDVDEDAVRRDHVSARLYGFARSPHLRQLTQNAKAGSLPSGDAALDALAREIAAEMRRDCLYLIGPGTSTRRVMSALGLPSTLLGVDAVLDGRLLGADLDEAALLRLMERHETRIVVGVLGGHGSLFGRGNQQISAEIIRKTGRDNIIAIASLDKLLGLETRCLQVDTGDDETDAMLTGYLPIRTAPDRSIYFQVKS
- the gcvPA gene encoding aminomethyl-transferring glycine dehydrogenase subunit GcvPA; this encodes MNDLSAHPRAHPYMANSVPAIQQEMLDAIGVADVEQLFAQIPAEHRLRSPIALPPALAENELRRHLLATLSKNRTAEQNLNFLGAGIWQHHVPAACDEVVRRNEWLTSVFGEPSSDHGRNQAWFEFCSQLGELLDLDLVGLPVRSWGVAAGHAIRMAARLTGRDEVVVVRAIDPERLSVIHNFCEPAAMAGHIATRLVDYDPATGLMDLAHLRRLVGPRTAAVYFETPSYFGVIERQGAEIADIAHAAGAEVIVGVDPISLGVLATPVSYGADIVVGTTQPLGVHMNAGGGASGFIASRDEERYAHQYPTLFISIAETSVPGEHGFGLSLFEQSSYGLRDKGNDWTGHSVYMWAIANAVYMAMMGPQGFAEVGELILQRAHYAARRLAQVPGLRVGFPSGFFKEFVVNVDATGLTVAEINRRLLAHGIFGGKDLSADFPELGACALYCVTEIHTLADIERLAATLQEITQ